From the Natrarchaeobaculum aegyptiacum genome, one window contains:
- the mdh gene encoding malate dehydrogenase, which translates to MTKVSVVGAAGTVGAAAGYNIALRDIADELVFVDIPDQEDTTIGQAADTNHGAAYDSNTTVRQGGYEDTEGSDVVVITAGIPRQPGQTRIDLAGDNAPIMEDIGSSIAEYNDDFVTVTTSNPVDLLNRHLYETGDRAREKVVGFGGRLDSARFRYVIAQRYDAPVQNVEATILGEHGDAQVPVFSKVRVDGQDLDFSDEEKEELLEELQTSAMNVIEKKGATQWGPATGVAHTVEAILRDTGEVLPCSVKLEGEYGHEDTAFGVPCKLGSNGIEEIVDWDLTEFERDQLGEAAEKLADQYEKIS; encoded by the coding sequence ATGACGAAAGTTAGCGTGGTCGGCGCGGCCGGAACGGTCGGGGCCGCCGCAGGCTACAACATCGCGCTTCGGGACATCGCAGACGAGCTCGTCTTCGTGGACATTCCAGACCAGGAAGACACCACGATCGGGCAGGCCGCCGATACCAACCACGGTGCGGCCTACGACTCGAACACGACGGTCCGTCAGGGCGGCTACGAGGACACCGAAGGATCGGACGTCGTCGTCATCACCGCGGGTATCCCGCGCCAGCCGGGTCAGACCCGCATCGACCTCGCCGGCGACAACGCGCCGATCATGGAGGACATCGGCTCGTCGATCGCCGAGTACAACGACGACTTCGTCACCGTCACCACCTCGAACCCGGTCGACCTGTTGAACCGCCACCTCTACGAGACCGGCGACCGCGCCCGCGAGAAAGTGGTCGGCTTCGGCGGCCGCCTCGACTCCGCGCGCTTCCGCTACGTCATCGCCCAGCGCTACGACGCACCCGTCCAGAACGTCGAGGCGACCATCCTCGGCGAACACGGCGACGCACAGGTCCCCGTCTTCTCGAAAGTCCGCGTCGACGGTCAGGACCTCGACTTTTCCGACGAGGAGAAAGAGGAACTCCTCGAAGAGCTCCAGACCTCCGCGATGAACGTCATCGAGAAGAAAGGCGCGACCCAGTGGGGCCCCGCGACGGGCGTCGCCCACACCGTCGAGGCCATCCTCCGGGACACCGGCGAAGTGCTCCCCTGCAGCGTCAAACTCGAGGGCGAGTACGGCCACGAGGACACCGCCTTCGGCGTCCCGTGCAAGCTCGGTTCGAACGGCATCGAAGAGATCGTCGACTGGGACCTCACCGAGTTCGAGCGCGACCAGCTCGGCGAGGCTGCAGAGAAGCTCGCAGACCAGTACGAGAAGATCTCGTAA
- a CDS encoding Sjogren's syndrome/scleroderma autoantigen 1 family protein, translating to MSERDGSDDAGDGDSGIDKEALREELREKYERDERERESTRRMSDLLLKGATMTNAHCGTCGDPLFTQNGTTFCPSCHGGPEGVDGPDLEGESDATTAGTDEPAAGTDRSETGASHDRPAETERMASGDEGVDTSSTPASPSETADSGSVATGSTDDDAELTLGTDRIASGTHRSADSSTPDRDPTGRTPDRRVDDRPPARPDDTLASARANLERALEKFAAEAAAADDPRYARDCLAAAREAGEALETVR from the coding sequence ATGAGCGAGCGCGACGGGTCCGACGACGCCGGTGACGGCGACAGCGGGATCGACAAGGAGGCCCTGCGGGAGGAACTGCGCGAGAAGTACGAACGCGACGAGCGCGAGCGCGAGTCGACCAGACGGATGAGCGACCTCCTGCTCAAGGGTGCGACGATGACGAACGCCCACTGCGGAACCTGTGGCGATCCGCTGTTCACGCAGAACGGTACGACGTTCTGTCCGAGTTGCCACGGTGGCCCGGAGGGCGTCGATGGGCCGGACCTCGAGGGTGAGTCAGACGCGACGACGGCCGGAACGGACGAGCCGGCTGCAGGTACCGACCGTTCCGAGACGGGGGCCTCTCACGACCGGCCAGCCGAGACGGAGCGGATGGCGTCCGGAGACGAGGGGGTCGACACGTCCTCCACGCCGGCGTCGCCGAGTGAAACTGCCGATTCCGGCTCTGTAGCGACTGGAAGCACGGACGACGACGCGGAACTGACCCTCGGCACTGACCGCATCGCTTCCGGCACCCATCGATCAGCCGACTCGTCGACACCTGACCGGGATCCGACGGGACGAACGCCCGACCGACGGGTGGACGACCGCCCACCGGCACGCCCAGACGACACTCTCGCGAGCGCTCGCGCCAACCTCGAGCGCGCCCTCGAGAAGTTCGCCGCGGAAGCTGCGGCCGCGGACGATCCCCGCTACGCCCGCGACTGTCTCGCGGCCGCTCGCGAGGCAGGCGAGGCGCTCGAGACGGTGCGCTGA
- a CDS encoding cytochrome P450 codes for MSQLRPSASESSSATEAVSGETTDARVVPTTALPGPRGFPILESTVSFARDPLAFLESAREYGDLARYEAFGREFVVVSDPGLVEQVLVSRSDEFWRGTFEDEFGDQVGLEGVFFATGDQWRRQRLLLQQAFTPARIDSYADDMVSETVRTIEHWDDGAVVDVNAAFSALTLRALSRSLFDLSLDDARAEHVRRWVEAMASVIETDMFGVRAVLPSWVPSRSEREYQRAKTAVDSLVRDLLEDRRDGDGDDLFSLLATAEYPDGSRPSAGEITDQLLTFLLAGHETTATALTYACWFLAGDDAARDSLAAEVEAVCGDRDPRLEDLPELAVTEAIGREALRLYPPLPFLHREPHEPTALGGVWLTPETTVQLNMYGIHRDDRWWADPEAFRPGRWLEDGDDRPTLEDDTDRPEYAYFPFGGGPRHCIGMRFAMTELQLTLATLARRVDVERVTTSLEPSLAVSLDPGPVEMRVQR; via the coding sequence ATGAGTCAACTACGACCGAGCGCGAGCGAATCATCGTCGGCGACCGAGGCCGTATCCGGGGAGACGACCGACGCGAGGGTGGTGCCGACGACCGCGCTGCCCGGTCCGCGCGGGTTCCCCATCCTCGAGAGTACGGTCTCGTTCGCCCGCGACCCGCTCGCGTTCCTCGAGTCCGCTCGCGAGTACGGCGACCTGGCGCGGTACGAGGCCTTCGGCCGCGAGTTCGTCGTCGTCTCCGACCCGGGTCTCGTCGAGCAGGTGCTGGTCTCCCGGAGCGACGAGTTCTGGCGCGGGACGTTCGAGGACGAGTTCGGCGATCAGGTCGGCCTCGAGGGGGTGTTCTTCGCGACGGGCGACCAGTGGCGTCGCCAGCGGCTACTCTTGCAACAGGCGTTTACACCGGCCCGGATCGACTCCTACGCCGACGACATGGTCTCAGAGACAGTGCGGACCATCGAGCACTGGGACGACGGTGCCGTCGTCGACGTGAACGCCGCGTTCTCGGCGCTGACGCTCCGGGCGCTCTCGCGGTCGCTGTTCGACCTGTCACTCGACGACGCCCGCGCGGAACACGTCAGGCGCTGGGTCGAGGCCATGGCTTCCGTCATCGAGACCGACATGTTCGGCGTCCGGGCCGTACTCCCGTCGTGGGTTCCGAGCCGGTCCGAGCGGGAGTACCAGCGGGCGAAAACTGCGGTCGATTCACTGGTTCGTGACCTGCTCGAGGACCGCCGCGATGGCGACGGTGACGACCTGTTCTCGCTGCTCGCCACTGCCGAGTACCCCGACGGCTCGCGGCCGTCGGCCGGGGAGATCACCGACCAGCTACTGACGTTCCTGCTCGCTGGTCACGAGACGACCGCGACCGCGCTCACGTACGCCTGCTGGTTCCTCGCGGGTGACGACGCCGCACGCGACAGCCTCGCGGCGGAGGTCGAGGCCGTCTGTGGCGACCGGGACCCGCGACTCGAGGACCTGCCCGAACTGGCGGTCACCGAGGCAATCGGTCGCGAGGCGCTGCGGCTCTACCCGCCGTTGCCGTTTCTCCACCGAGAACCGCACGAGCCGACGGCCCTCGGTGGGGTCTGGCTCACACCGGAGACGACCGTCCAGCTGAACATGTACGGCATCCACCGCGACGACCGGTGGTGGGCCGACCCCGAAGCCTTTCGCCCGGGACGCTGGCTCGAGGACGGCGATGACCGTCCCACGCTCGAGGACGACACAGATCGCCCCGAGTACGCCTACTTCCCGTTCGGTGGCGGTCCCCGCCACTGCATCGGGATGCGCTTTGCGATGACCGAACTGCAACTGACGCTGGCGACGCTCGCCCGGCGGGTCGACGTAGAGCGGGTGACGACGTCGCTCGAGCCGTCGCTCGCGGTGTCACTGGATCCGGGGCCAGTCGAGATGCGGGTGCAGCGCTGA
- a CDS encoding TIGR00725 family protein — protein MGHRVSVIGGGTITDEQTDLATALGRELGARGHTVVCGGRGGAMEAVCRGATDAGGATIGILPGERRDAANPFVDTVIVTGLGHARNALVPMNGDAVIALPGAHGTRTELGFAGIYDRPVVGLETADVPGFDLEYVQSVETPRAAVDAVEAALE, from the coding sequence ATGGGACACCGCGTCAGCGTCATCGGCGGCGGGACGATCACCGACGAGCAAACCGACCTCGCGACCGCACTCGGGCGAGAACTCGGCGCTCGAGGCCACACCGTCGTCTGCGGCGGCCGCGGCGGCGCGATGGAAGCCGTCTGTCGTGGCGCGACCGACGCCGGCGGCGCGACGATCGGCATCCTCCCGGGCGAGCGCCGCGACGCCGCGAACCCGTTCGTCGACACCGTGATCGTCACCGGCCTCGGCCACGCCCGGAACGCCCTCGTGCCGATGAACGGCGACGCCGTCATCGCCCTTCCGGGTGCCCACGGTACGCGCACCGAACTCGGCTTCGCCGGCATCTACGACCGTCCGGTCGTCGGCCTCGAGACTGCCGACGTCCCGGGCTTCGACCTCGAGTACGTCCAGTCGGTCGAGACGCCCAGAGCCGCCGTCGACGCCGTCGAGGCCGCCCTCGAGTGA
- a CDS encoding thiol-disulfide oxidoreductase DCC family protein has translation MGEELEIPADDPIVLFDGVCNLCTGFVQFLIPRDPAGRFHFASLQSEVGEHLLAEHGLDDHDLDSIVLIEGKKVYVKSGAVIRIAAILGGVYALARPLRFLPRRLRDWGYDVVAANRYRIFGQKDQCMMPTEDVQSRFLD, from the coding sequence ATGGGCGAGGAACTCGAGATCCCGGCCGACGACCCGATCGTCCTCTTCGACGGCGTCTGTAACCTCTGCACCGGGTTCGTGCAGTTTTTGATCCCTCGAGATCCGGCAGGACGGTTTCACTTCGCGTCGTTACAGTCCGAGGTAGGCGAGCACCTGCTCGCCGAACACGGCCTCGATGACCACGACCTGGATTCGATCGTCCTGATCGAAGGCAAGAAGGTCTACGTCAAGTCCGGGGCGGTGATCCGGATCGCGGCCATCCTCGGCGGCGTCTACGCGCTGGCCCGTCCGCTTCGCTTCCTCCCGCGACGGCTCAGAGACTGGGGCTACGACGTCGTCGCGGCCAACCGCTATCGCATCTTCGGCCAGAAAGACCAGTGTATGATGCCGACCGAGGACGTTCAGTCGCGGTTTCTGGACTGA